Below is a genomic region from Kryptolebias marmoratus isolate JLee-2015 linkage group LG12, ASM164957v2, whole genome shotgun sequence.
GGGCTTTGCCCATGATGTCCAGGTCGGGCGGATTAAAGCCAAGCGCGGTGGCGGGCAGGCCGTCAGTCACAAGGTTGACCCAGAGAAGCTGAACCGGGATCAGAGCCTCTGGCAGACCCAAGGCAGCTGTCAGAAAGATACTAAAGGAGTGGGAAAAGGTCAAATAAATGACTTGAGCAACGAGGTCCATTTTTCCACGAGTGTTTCAGGTACAGTGTGGTGCAATGTGCTCACCAGACAACCTCGCCTACGTTGGAGGAGATGAGGTAGCGAATGAACTGCTTCATgttgttgtagatggctctgcCCTCCTCTACAGCAGACACAATGGAAGAGAAGTTGTCGTCAGCCAGGACCATCTCAGAGGCAGACTTGGCAACGGCAGTGCCAGAGCCCATGGCGATGCCAATCTCCGCCTTCTTCAAGGCAGGGGCATCGTTCACTCCGTCGCCGGTCTTAGCGAAGCGTAGGACAGCAGAACAGAAAAGATTAGCTTatttatctggaaaaaaaacctcatcaTAGGATTAATTCATGTCTGAAGCTTTCAGttcaccaaacatttatttttcttttcttctcaccATAGCGGTAATCTCATCAAAGCCCTGCAGGAACTCAACAATCTTCGACTTGTGGGACGGCTCCACTCTGGCAAAGCAGCAAGCCTTTCGGACCGCGTTCTTCTGATCGTACGGAGAGAGGTCATCAAACTCACGGCCGGTGAAGGCCTTGCCAGTAACGTCCTCATCCTCAGAGAAGATGCCAATGCGTCGGCAGATGGCTACAGCCGTCCCTTTGTTGTCCCCTGGAGGAGACagcacagaaagagagagatttagtctttttttttttgtttagtttgagtGGCGTGACGAGTAGACTTGTACACCGACCGGTGATCATAATGACGCGGATGCCGGCAGCCTTGCACAGTTCAATGGAGCTCATGACCTCTTTGCGAGGGGGGTCGAGCATGCCAACACAACCAACGAAGGTCATGTCAGTCTGGAAACAGGAAGGAAAGAGATACTCTATCAAGGAGGATGCAAATTTGGGCAAAATCGGTTTCAAATCTCTGTTCTAGTTCAGCTACCTCGTAGTCTGCAAACTGATTGGAGTCCTCCAGGttcatctcctccttcctcGGAGGTGCGTCACGCGTGGCGAGAGCCAAACAGCGAAGGGTGTCCCGCCCGGTGCCCCATTCCTTGATGACTGACAGGATTTGGTCTTTGACTGGGCCGGTCAGCGGTACACGACTGGTGCCAATGCGAACGTAAGCACAGCGGTCAATCACCCCTTCAGGAGCGCCCTGATGACATCGCAAAGATAATCGTTAGCTTGAGTTTCCCATCGATAAAGTTGTCTTTAAAGTTCTTCATGTTTATGTCCTCActttgacaaacattttattcccGACAGGAGCTTTGGCCGACTTGGCAGGCGAGCAGTAGACTGACATGGACTTTCTGTCTCTGGAAAACTCCAGGGTAAACTCCTTCTTCATCAGCTGCTTGATGACCTGATGGAAAGTCAGAAGAAAGTGAagttaaaacacaagttttcaACCTTGGTAACATGTCAATCAAACGTCATGTCTTATGTGCTAATCCATCGGTCTTGAGCAAAATCAAGAACAGTGCTTTAGTGGTGgatttactttttgtgttttactcttGTTGAAAAGAATTTAGACTTGAAGTTTCTTCATGACTTTATGTCCTATCAAAACTCTTAAATATACAGAAGTGGATACAGTTTATTTGTCAGTGTTTGAGTCTTCATTCTTCACTTCTAGGACCAATCACTTTACAAATTTTACACCAAAATGGGTTGAGTGTGCTTCTAGACtaattataaacacacacaaccacTTCCCTTTACCCAGGAGACTGGGATTTTGGGGGGAATAAGGGTGAATTTTGGCATATGTTGGAATTTCCAAGTTTCAagtagattaaaaacaaatgaaatgccCTCTGGGTCTCCAAACTCTTGAAAAGTCAAAGGTTTCTCCCCAGCTTTGACCTcaaaattcaacatggctgctccacacacacaacatggTGATATCTGCATTACCAAACTTTTTAATTACActataataatataatttaaatcagTCTCAGACATAGTACCATATAACCCATAATAGTGAACATGTTGCTACAGAATTTGAAagcataaaacagaataataaactGTTATCAGTTTGTGTTGCTAATATTAGTTAGCCTGATTACTCTCAAACAGTATATCCTACTAGTTTTCTGATTTGCATCTGAAAGAGTTAAAGTCGGGCATAACACCATTCCCAGATCCGAGTTCTGAATTAAATGAAACCCATCATAACAACTACTGGAGTGCGCCTTGGAGGTAACTAGTGTGAAAATCAAGCTGGCTAAGGCAATGAGGAGTAAAACCCTGAAAATGTGCTGAATTACTCTTTGGTACTGGAAATAGCTGCAGAGCAGATGTTCAGACCTGCTCATAAATGTACTGTGTGTAAGTCTAAAGACTCTTTGACCTTTTTCTATGAAAACATGATTATTATTCTAAGTTATAAATAAgttagtttgaaataaaattgatCTGTTGCACATACAGTGGTGtccaaacctggtcctggaaggccactatcctccacgttttagatgtttctctgctttgactcacctgatttaaatgcctgagtgattagcaggcttctgcagaggagcagggaaacgtctaaaacatggaggatagtgACCCACCAGGACAATGATTGGACACCGCTGGCTTACTATACCCTCCATAATGGGTGTTTATAGTGAACTTACAGAACAGCAAGCGTTTGCTCTTTCCACCTTGGACAGACCGCGCACTTCGGTGTTGAACACGTTCATCTTCTCCACCAAACAGCACAGGGCGGTCTCAGTGGCCTCCCCCACTTTCTCATAAATACCCTTGGCCTGCGCCGTGGCAAGACAGAAACAATTAGACAGATGCATTTTTAAGCTGCTACGACAGGATGGAAACAAAAGCGCCATCGGcataaacagttgtagatgctcTGCTGACCTCGTTGAAGTCCAGAGATGAGTCGTTGCACAGAGCGCAGATGGTCGCCAGCTCCACTAATCCGTCATACTGTCCGCACTTTACATGCGCATTGTTCCTTGTGCTGGttagaaaagtgtaaaaaacaaGCTTCTTAAACTAAGCTTAAGCATTTAAATTGGATCAGGATGGTGCCGATGAAGGTTATTTGGTGTTTTAGCTTGGATTTGTCACTTACACTTCTCCTTCAGGGGTGTACTTTGAGCCTGAAATGTCAAACTGACCGAGGGCGACACTGTCACCATCGACTTTATCAATGATGAACATCTGCATGGAAACGAATCAGCGAACACAGATTACAGGTTTGATCTGAATTACCATTTCCGGGTTGGGTTGAAAATGAGGATCAAACCAACCTTGGTCACACACATCTGGTTGGTGGTGAGCGTGCCTGTCTTGTCTGAGCAGATGACGGAGGTGCAGCCCAGAGTCTCCACAGAGGGAAGGCTCCTGACGATGGCGTTCTTCTTGGCCATCCGACGCGTTCCCAGAGCCAGGCATGTGGTTATTACAGCGGGTAGGCCTgtgatggaaagaaaaacagagcgCAATATGCTTTCATAGCTGCTCAGGAGCTGTGAAATGTGTTTCCAAATCtaaaaattcaagtgacaagagGAAAATATCTCAATCTAAATCTGGAAGCAGCTTCGCAGAGATATAAGAACGCATTATTCACTTAAAATGCTGTAATTACTATTAATTAAGCCAGGAAGATCCTGCTGAGATGGAAGTCCTGGTCAACAACCAAGAGCTTCAAACCCCATTAGCTAACCCTGTGGGCCAGTCAAACAGACATTAATCTCCGGGGTTTACCTTCGGggatggcagccacagccaaaGCCACAGCAATCTTGAAATAGTAGATGGCTCCACGGATCCAGGAACCCCCGTGGACGGGGTCATTGAAGTGGCCAATGTTGATTATCCATACGGCCACGCAGATGAGGGAGATGACCTGTAGGAAATATGTCAGAGTCaaacttttgatttatgttataatttctttttactcCTAAATATATTACAATATGTAATTTAGGCCTTAAAGAAGTTATATTATACTAATTAACAGATTCATCATCTACAagcatttgtttacctgcattAGAGTTCAAACAAAGGCTCTTTTTCTTATACtgtcacttttaaaaacttttagtctaaaatgttttggtgtaaCGCACCTCATCTGATTGGTCACAGtgttgtgtgtgagtgtgtaaatGGGATAAAGTTATATTAGTCTTGAGAtgagatgaataaataaaactggcacTGCCACACTTGGTTgttcttttacattttgacaCATTGTTAATCATGGgtatttcagtcatttctttccacatCCTTgcataaataaagatatttttgtttccaaacagaGAGAACAACCATTTTATCTGGTAGGCTTTGTGCTCCTCCACCTTGGAAAGCTGCTCTCCGAACTCATCCAGTTTCTGTTGCAGGGGGGTCTTCTCCTGCTCCGTGGCTGCCATCTGGTCGCGGATCTTACCGATCTCGGTGGAGACGCCTGTTGCAACAGCGATGCCGATGGCTTTACCAGCAGCGATGTTGGTGCCCTGGTTAAGAGTTACAGACGAGGAGACGGCCTTCAGAAAGCTGCTCATTACTACATGCCgtaaagatct
It encodes:
- the atp2a1 gene encoding sarcoplasmic/endoplasmic reticulum calcium ATPase 1 isoform X1; this translates as MENAHTKESAEVLAYFGVTEDSGLSPEQVKKNLEKYGYNELPAEEGKSIWELVVEQFEDLLVRILLLAACISFVLAWFEEGEETVTAFVEPFVILLILIANAIVGVWQERNAESAIEALKEYEPEMGKVYRADRKSVQRIKAREIVPGDVVEVSVGDKVPADIRIISIKSTTLRVDQSILTGESVSVIKHTDAVPDPRAVNQDKKNMLFSGTNIAAGKAIGIAVATGVSTEIGKIRDQMAATEQEKTPLQQKLDEFGEQLSKVISLICVAVWIINIGHFNDPVHGGSWIRGAIYYFKIAVALAVAAIPEGLPAVITTCLALGTRRMAKKNAIVRSLPSVETLGCTSVICSDKTGTLTTNQMCVTKMFIIDKVDGDSVALGQFDISGSKYTPEGEVTRNNAHVKCGQYDGLVELATICALCNDSSLDFNEAKGIYEKVGEATETALCCLVEKMNVFNTEVRGLSKVERANACCSVIKQLMKKEFTLEFSRDRKSMSVYCSPAKSAKAPVGNKMFVKGAPEGVIDRCAYVRIGTSRVPLTGPVKDQILSVIKEWGTGRDTLRCLALATRDAPPRKEEMNLEDSNQFADYETDMTFVGCVGMLDPPRKEVMSSIELCKAAGIRVIMITGDNKGTAVAICRRIGIFSEDEDVTGKAFTGREFDDLSPYDQKNAVRKACCFARVEPSHKSKIVEFLQGFDEITAMTGDGVNDAPALKKAEIGIAMGSGTAVAKSASEMVLADDNFSSIVSAVEEGRAIYNNMKQFIRYLISSNVGEVVCIFLTAALGLPEALIPVQLLWVNLVTDGLPATALGFNPPDLDIMGKAPRSPKEPLISGWLFFRYLTIGGYVGAATVAAAAWWFLYCDEGPAVTFYQLSHFMQCSEENEDFDGIHCEVFESAPPMTMALSVLVTIEMCNALNSLSENQSLVRMPPWSNGWLMAAMTLSMSLHFMIIYVDPLPMIFKLTHLNVEQWMMVLKLSFPVILLDELLKFVARTYLEGKV
- the atp2a1 gene encoding sarcoplasmic/endoplasmic reticulum calcium ATPase 1 isoform X2 — translated: MENAHTKESAEVLAYFGVTEDSGLSPEQVKKNLEKYGYNELPAEEGKSIWELVVEQFEDLLVRILLLAACISFVLAWFEEGEETVTAFVEPFVILLILIANAIVGVWQERNAESAIEALKEYEPEMGKVYRADRKSVQRIKAREIVPGDVVEVSVGDKVPADIRIISIKSTTLRVDQSILTGESVSVIKHTDAVPDPRAVNQDKKNMLFSGTNIAAGKAIGIAVATGVSTEIGKIRDQMAATEQEKTPLQQKLDEFGEQLSKVISLICVAVWIINIGHFNDPVHGGSWIRGAIYYFKIAVALAVAAIPEGLPAVITTCLALGTRRMAKKNAIVRSLPSVETLGCTSVICSDKTGTLTTNQMCVTKMFIIDKVDGDSVALGQFDISGSKYTPEGEVTRNNAHVKCGQYDGLVELATICALCNDSSLDFNEAKGIYEKVGEATETALCCLVEKMNVFNTEVRGLSKVERANACCSVIKQLMKKEFTLEFSRDRKSMSVYCSPAKSAKAPVGNKMFVKGAPEGVIDRCAYVRIGTSRVPLTGPVKDQILSVIKEWGTGRDTLRCLALATRDAPPRKEEMNLEDSNQFADYETDMTFVGCVGMLDPPRKEVMSSIELCKAAGIRVIMITGDNKGTAVAICRRIGIFSEDEDVTGKAFTGREFDDLSPYDQKNAVRKACCFARVEPSHKSKIVEFLQGFDEITAMTGDGVNDAPALKKAEIGIAMGSGTAVAKSASEMVLADDNFSSIVSAVEEGRAIYNNMKQFIRYLISSNVGEVVCIFLTAALGLPEALIPVQLLWVNLVTDGLPATALGFNPPDLDIMGKAPRSPKEPLISGWLFFRYLTIGGYVGAATVAAAAWWFLYCDEGPAVTFYQLSHFMQCSEENEDFDGIHCEVFESAPPMTMALSVLVTIEMCNALNSLSENQSLVRMPPWSNGWLMAAMTLSMSLHFMIIYVDPLPMIFKLTHLNVEQWMMVLKLSFPVILLDELLKFVARTYLEA